One Brassica napus cultivar Da-Ae chromosome C2, Da-Ae, whole genome shotgun sequence DNA window includes the following coding sequences:
- the LOC125581562 gene encoding uncharacterized protein LOC125581562 — protein MISVVIITELLVEYTTALAKLTAGILPRRSGDRNALRIGGFLIPAPSSTSSTIPDFSSHLVDF, from the coding sequence ATGATCTCAGTGGTGATTATTACTGAGCTGCTAGTGGAGTACACGACGGCTCTCGCTAAACTCACCGCCGGTATTCTCCCACGGCGTTCCGGCGATAGAAACGCCTTACGGATCGGCGGTTTCCTCATTCCTGCTCCTTCCTCAACATCTTCGACCATTCCTGATTTCTCTTCTCATCTCGTCGACTTCTGA